In the genome of Sander lucioperca isolate FBNREF2018 chromosome 18, SLUC_FBN_1.2, whole genome shotgun sequence, the window TTAAATATGTTGTCTATATGCACTCATTTTATTGCTTAtttcacaatatatgatttacTTATTTAATTTTGAACACAACCTATTGTTAAGACGTCAAAAAGTCTTCACAGACCTGAACACATATATACATGCGCTTTACTGATACAAAATTAATTGTACAAGCTTCAAACTAAGATAGCAGTATAAAACTCTACCTTTAAGCACACTTTAATGAGTAATTTAATATAGTTTAGGAGTACAACGAGGTCTAGCATCTACTCTGTATGGGAGGCGTGGCAAATCCTGATTGTTGTCATGTGACGTAGCATGTGACGTAGCCACGAGAGTAACGGGCGGATATTTTCAAAATGGAAGAAATGGCAAAGTTTTGGAGGGGAACACAAGAACAAGGTTTATTTGCCCTCTGAAGACTCATGTGCCGACTATCGATGCACTCAATCGATCAAGGAATATTATTACAAACTTGCATGCATCTGCAAGGCGATAACCAGGCACGATGAGTGTTTCGATCGGCGATAAAATTGAGGTGAGTTCTTTTGTTGGGCTAACGCCCACAAGCTAACAACTCCAAACTAACGTTAACTCTGTttgataacgttagctaaattgAAGTTTGGGTTAAGCTGTTAAATAGATGGTTTGCCGTGTGTAGACGTGTGTCACTAGCTACATAATAACGTCTAAGGTGTCAAGAAAGCGTTCAGTTTGATATGTTTAACTGGAATGTATCACTAACTTTTCGCTAACGTTAATATGGTGCTacgttagtttttttgttttactttaacTTGCTatgattattgttattattaatgtCAGTGTTGTCGGTGCTATCAGCGTTATGTTGCCGCTCGGTACCTGAGTGTGTAACCTTACCCTGTATCTCCCGGGGCAATCAGTGTTGTTTCTCCTCAGTGAGTGCATCCGTTTGGTAATTCAACATGCTGCTTGGAAACGGTCCCAGGTGGTCCTCATTAGCGGGAAGAGAGCCGGGATAATTAAAGGTTTTGGTTGGCCATATGACAGCGTCAGGTGTTGGCTTGTTTGACAGTTAACGTTTGTTGTGGGAGGATTTAGCTACGCTATGGGAAGTAGACGTGGGATTCTCTGTTTTGCTGTACATCCATCATGTCGCAGTCTAGAGGGACGATGTTTGATCAAGATATTTACTATTCCTGCCAAAACCTTTCTGCTGACACCCAAGccagcagagatgaggagaaaTGTTTATCTTATGCTCAGGAGCATAGGATCGAGGTATCATGCTTTTTAAAGATCCTGTCTGTGACGTAATCAAAATgaaattcattttaaataataGTTAGATTTATCTGCAAATACAATGTATTGTTTGTCaaacttaatgttttttttctttttgtcttctgGTGTAGGATTTTAAGGTCCTCACCCTCCTTGGCAAAGGCTCCTTTGCATGTGTTTATCGGGCAAAATCAGTAAAGACTGGTCTGGAGGTGGCTATCAAAACGGTAAGAATCCCACCATTTATCTTGTAGTCAGTGGTATTAAGTTATTATAGCATGCTTTACCAGTAATGTAGACTCTAAACCAACACCCAAGCTGTTTCCAGCGACTGACAGTTGAAGTGTAAACTGTTTGGATTGTTAGACCTTAGTTGTCTCCCAAGGGTTTCTTGTGGTCCCTCGACTCCCCACAAATGAAGTCTGAATAGATCACAGTCTTTGTGGGCGACAGATTGACTATTAGCCACCAGACCAAACCACCTGTAACACATGGCACGTTGATCCTATGAGTGGCAGATGTATAATTATCTCTGTTGTTCCCATCTGCAGATTGACAAAAAAGCAATGCACAAAGCTGGTATGGTCCAGCGTGTGACAAACGAGGTGGAGATTCATTGCCGATTAAAACATCCTGCTGTACTTGAGGTAACGTTGGCTGGACACAACTATTTTTATAATGTAATATGCCATAATATAATGTACTACTGTTGCTTATTATTAAACTACATAAAGTCTGCTGTAGCTCTCATTTTCGTTAAGTAACTTCACGATGTGCCAGGTTTATGGTTACAGACAAACGGCACTAATTGCAGGAACTCAATTGTTTTTTGGgacatggggggaaaaaaactacatttaCAGTTGCTCCCAAACATCTGTGTATGAGAGTATGTGTATATGAGCTCTGTGCTATCGTTGTCATGGTTACGTAATGTGGACAACCTTCTGTAATTACTTTGTTCAGTGTTATTGTCGCTCTTCAGTATATCTTTTAAGATTAACGAGGAGAGCAGGCTCTTTTGCTTTGTCTTAGATACTGGTGGGAATTTGATACATCATAACTTTTCTTGACCACAGCAATACAATAAGTTTCAGACAAGAATTAGTTAGTTTCACCCGTAAGATCAAATGTGTTCTAGATTTTGTTgcactttgttgttttttttgtgtcttcTCACTTTGACATGATAATAAATACTGTATTATATGTCATGTCTTTATTTAAGCTCTACAACTACTTTGAGGACAGCAACTATGTGTACTTGGTGTTGGAGATGTGCCACAATGGAGAGATGAGTCGGTACCTTAAAGAGAAGGAGATAGCTTTCTGTGAGGATGAAGGTCAGGAAGAactattttactttgaaaatacaATTTTGAATTATGTTGCAGTTATAGGTTAACTGATGTTCAGTTTTGCAAGCTGCCTGccctttaaaacaaatgttgtttttgtttcgcAGCAAGACATTTGATGCATCAAATAGTGAAAGGAATGCTGTATTTACATGCCCACGGCATCCTGCATCGGGATCTGACCTTGTCAAACCTTTTGCTGACTAGCAACATGAACATTAAGATAGCAGACTTTGGCCTGGCCACTCAGCTCAAACTCCCAAATGAAAAGCACTTCACCATGTGCGGGACACCCAACTACATCTCCCCGGAGGTGGCCACTCGCAGTGCTCATGGTCTTGAATCAGATGTCTGGTCCCTGGGGTGCATGTTCTACGCATTCCTGATGGGTCGCCCTCCGTTTGACACGGACACAGTCAAACACACTCTGTCTAAAGTGGTTCTTGGGGAGTATGAAATGCCTAGCCATGTTTCTCTAGAGGCCCAGGACCTGATCCATCAGCTGCTGCGGAGGGACCCCGCCCAGCGGCCCAGCCTCTCTGCAGTGCTAGACCACCCGTTTATGACCCAGAGCCTGCTGGCCAGGACCAAGGAGCTGGGGTTGGGGGATGAAGGATCCATGGACAGCGGCATTGCCACCATCTCCACAGCCTGCACCTCCTCTACCTCAGCCAGCAGCGGCAGCCGCCTCCAGAGGAGAACCAGGCACATGCTTGGCTCTGCCCTGCCGAACCGAATGGCGCCTATTCCAAGTCTTCCACGCCAACCCAGCAGCGCCTGTTTTGAGGACGGAGACCAGTGGCAACAGCAGCACCCGGTGGACAGATTTCCCAGAGAGGGCAGGAGCAGGGGGGTTCATGGTGGAGACAGTGGGCAGCCTCTTTCTCGCTTCCTGAGGAGGGCTCACTCTTCAGATCGCTCGGGCTCTTCTGCATCAGGCCAGGGGGCGAGTCACCCTGAGCTGGGGAGATGCCACTCAGAGGAGACTCTGACTGGTTTAGGAAGACCAGTCTTCCCCATGTCCTCCACTCAGCACCCATTTTCAGAGCACGGAAGGCTCCCCTCTCCCCCCGTCAAACAGTCACCACAGTAAGAAGTCTGTCTTATATGATCTTCTATTCTTATTTACAAATGTAATGAGACTAACAGATTGCACTTTCTGTTTCAGTTCTGGGTATTTGTTATCGACACAGACTGCACTTCCACCAAACTTGCAATTTCAAGACCTGGAGGGAGTTACTAATTGGCTCAATAATGAGGGTAaaattgatgtgtgtgtttttgattaCCTGTGTGTATGAGACACCTTTCAGCATTGTTAATTTAGTTGGTTTTATCACTCAGTTAATGTTCTCATTCAGGGCAACTTTTAGGTAGTTCAGTCAGTGGCTTGGTTGGGGACACTCAACTGACAAATGCCTGTGAATAAAATGATCCATTGTTAGTAGCAGATTTACCCTTAGCTATAGAGGTGAGCATAGGCTCCAGCCACCCTTGTAAAAAGTGAATATGAATGATGGTGGTATAAAACTCTCTAAACACAATTAAAACCATCCTGTTTAACACGGTCTTTACAATTATATTCCATTTCTTTCTCAGCTTCTGGGCAGAGGCCCACAGACGGCAGCACTCACAGCAGCAGCGGCAGCTTCAATAGCAGCAGAGGACCTTTGGGGGTTCACAATTCCTGGACAGACAAGCCCATGGGCCGAGGTGTGAACCCTCAGCACCACAACCAGCACCACAACCTTCACTCCAACTCGAACTCGTACAGGGAAAATATACCTGGGGCAGAGTTCCAACCTCCTCACGGCAGAGAATTAAAGCTCCCTCCAGCCAAACCCAGTGTGGATAAAGAGAAGAAAACACTGAGAGACATAGTCCCGCCCCTGTGCGCGTCCAGACTGAAGCCCATCAGACAGAAGACCAAAAATGCTGTTGTAAGATATTGCATAtgacttatttttattttttttcatactcTGTTAATGTTCACTGTGTGAGCAGTTGAGATAATTGTCTTATTTGTTTTTCGTGTATTTCCTACAGGTGAGCGTCCTGGACACAGGTGAAGTCTGTATGGAGTTGTTAAAATGCCAAAGTGGTCAAGAGAGGGTCAAAGAAGTCCTTCGGatttcctgtgacggttcgatGGTGAGCTCACTGAATTGCACTCCAAAGTATCTCTCTGAAATGTTCCATATGTGACTGGTAGGGGGTAGTATAACACCTCGATATAACACAAGGCTGGTGGCATAATAGAATATAAAACGTATTATTGTCATCTCCTATAGGTGACAATATACCAGCCTAATGGTGGAAAGGGTTTTCCTGTCCTGGACtgtcctcctgctcctccagaAGATATTCTGATTTGTAGCTACGATGACCTTCCAGGTATTTAAAGGGATGCATCACATCCAGTAACATCAGCTTGTAAAAGATTAGAAATTGTATgttcattgatttatttttttgacacagAAAAATACTGGAAGAAGTACCAATACGCCTCCAAGTTTGTGCAGCTGGTGAAATCCAAGACTCCAAAAGTGACCCTTTACACCAAGTATGCAAAGGTCATGCTGATGGAGAACTCTCCCAATGCAGACCTGGAAGCTTGCTTTTACGACGGTGagtcaaatatatttattgaaaCATGTGATCCAGCCGAGGGAGAAGCTGCACTGACCTTTTTGTTTCTGAGTTAATATATGTAATATGCTTCATCAACACTTGTGTTGTGTAGGAGCAAAGACCCACAAGACGTCGGAGCTGGTGCGAGTGGTGGAGAAGAGCGGGAAGTCGTACACGGTGAAGGGCGAGGTGGGGCTGAGCGGCCTGAGCCCAGAGAGCAGGCTGTACGTGGAGCTGTCTGATGAGGGCCACAGCATGTGTTTGTCCCTGGAGGCCGCCAtcacagcagaggagcagcGCAGCACCAAGAAAGTCCCTTTCTTCCCCATAACTATTGGCAGGTAAGAGGACCGTGCTGTTATTTGTTTATTCTTGGTTTTGAATGTTGCCCCATGTGGCTAATGTTAGTCTTGTGTACGTCACCCCTCCTAGGAGACCTGCCAACCCAGACTCCCCATGCTCATCGTCCTTGCCCTCCCACCCGGTGCCTCCTGATGCAGCTTCACCACCTCAACCTCCGCAAATCACTCCTTCAGTGAGTGTCTCGCAGCCCTACACTTCAGGATATACCAACAGATGGTTAAGAGGCTTCAAGAGCTAGACTATAACAAGATTTGTCTCATTTTCAGATGATCTCCTACGATGGTTCTGATTTCACCACAGCCAGCCTGAGTAAGAAAAGCTCCCCGGTGCAAAACACAGGAAAAGTAGTTAAGTCGATATTTGTGCCCAATGTTGGATGGGCATCCCaggtaattaattaatcaattaagcCAATATTCCATTGTCAGCAAAGAATTGTCTTTGTGATTGAATCTCTGATTTTGTATCTGCAGCTGACAAGTGGAGAGGTGTGGGTGCAGTTCAACGACGGGTCTCAGCTGGTGGTTCAGGCAGGAGTTTCCTGCATCACCTACACGTCTCCAGAGGGGAGGATCACAAGGTGCAAAACACGTCTGAAATGTGTTCTGTCACTTTATGGGCTTGTGTGTTTATCAGCTTTGTTGTTAAGACAGCGGCAGCTGGGGGACAGCTCACAACTCAACCTTTTCCCTTCTCCACAGGTATAAGGAGAACGAGAAGTTGCCAGAGCACGTCAAGGAGAAGCTGCACTGTCTCTCCACCATCCTGGGACTGCTGGCCAACCCCACAGCACATCACTTGAAACCTCATTAACACtctgtggtttaaaaaaaaaaaacatcccagtAGCACAGAGGCCTGGCAGGGAACAGAAAGTAGCATTAGAAACCTTTTTATGTCTGGTGTTCTTGTAAATatatctttgtgtttgtttgttctttACATGTACAGAAGACTAAGATTATGAaaagatatattttttattttaataagcaACCATTTTGTCCCAATCGGTCTTGTTGTAAAAAGTTTGTCatgaactgttttttttttttttttttttaaacactgtgtACTGGTTTACTCTATGAAATGTGTGATTCATAAATGCTGAGTCAATAAACATCTGGAGGCTGGGTGGAGAAATGCTGCACTGTGTTTTGCAGTCTTCTCTTTGTGCTCGATATATTAATGAAGGATTTTTATAGAAAGAAATTAAAGTATTTAATACTGACcttaaaatagaatagaatataagGCAGGATATTAGCTCTCACTATACTGTTAACCTACAAAACACTGGACATGACAGCATTTACCCACAAATTCTCAGTTGGGAAAACACATCTGAATTAAATAGCCAGATAAGGTTTCACATGTTTATTTTGCCCTGTTGGTTTGGccattcaattaaaaaaaggtcACAAAATTGTAGATTCCTCTCAATTACAGAACTGATacaaaacatactgtacagatGTAAGCCTAAGCATATACACTTACTGTACAAGACACCCAAGTAGTAAACATTCAGGGGGAAACTGGGAGCATGATGACACCATCTGGGTTGCAGACATGACCAAGGGTAGGATTAACCATTTAGAAGCATGATAAGGAACACAACATAGGACACACAATAtagttgtgtgtgatgtcagccTTTCGCCCCATTTTCTAGATAAGGAATTTGGGGGTGATGTGAATCGTTCCCCTGAACCTGCTGCAATACCTTTACATTCTGAATTTATTATTGCTTCATGACACTCAAATTGTGGGAGATTAGAACAGAATACTAACCGTTTTGTGGAAACTAGGATGTGTCTAGTGAAGACCAACTTTCAGAACATCATTGGCATTCTTTTGTTCCAGAGAGATGCTGGTGAGATGGCTGCGCTGACACTATTATATACGATAACAGGCCAAACAAGAGGACAGTTAGGTCCCCCGGATACTGATGGAGAACAATAAAACAGCTAGGAGGAGCTCTCTGGGACAAAAGATGAAGAAGCAGGCTCAGAGTAATGCAAAATTCTGCAGGTTGGCCCTCCTTCCCACTAGATGCTAGAGGGAGACAACAGCATCGACCACGAGCCCATCTCTTCCTTTGACACCACCTGTACAACCAGACCCAGCATTTTACTATACCTCTAGTAAATATCCACcgttagttcaaaaacatccccgtgctttcatttcatttatataaaacattttttccacatacaatCTCAATAAAATAAAGTTGCTCTTAGTAGATATCAGGACAAAGATAACAAATTTGGagtaaaaaaaatctcacaGTGAACACTGGGAACAAGAGCcagactgcccccccccccacttccCCTCCAAATGATTTTGAACACGTGACAAAAATACAGCAGCAGGAACAGAAGAAGTCGGAGTAGTTCAGCTTGAAGCAAATGAACCGACTAGACTGAAGGTttctttaactacattttgtgAGAAAGTGGTGTTTGAGTGAAACTAAATCAAATGAGAGACGTattaaagcagaaaaaaaaaatcctcaatcATCTGGAATTGTGGTCATTTAATGGTATCAAAAGAATACCAATCAGCGGATATTTAAACACGTTTACCTTAACTTTATAGGAATAATTGATTTTCTGATAAACAATTCTCTGATTAACACAGCAGCCCCGAGTCTGTTGATAAGTCAAGTTGGCCTCAGGAGAGTAGTTTGCTCACATTACAGATACACGCATTAAAGACATGTGGAGAAGTCTGTTTAAGGAGATTACAAACCCATGAAGTGATGAGAGAAATCTCACAAGATCCCAGTGGAAGTCTGACGAATCATGGAATTCTCTGAAAACATCCACAAACACGAAAAGGAATGTGATTCTCATCTTCCTGCACCAGAACGACTCAAACTGGGACTTCAACAAGGTCGCAGTTTGTTTGTTGAACACCTACCATCCGGCATCTGACATACAGTAAAACACTCAAAGACCTAGAAACACTGAACAGTCATTAAAACAAATGTGATTGTGATGGTCATGGAGATTTACTTTCTTCTTTTGAAcctttgaagattttttttctgcaggcACCCTTCCTACCCTCAAAGTAAATTTGATGGCACCCGGAAAAGTAAACGGCTTATCTGTTTGTTCAAACTAACAAAACCCAAAACTATCTTATTCATGTTCAGACTCATTATGTCCTCTGCCATCAGTTGGCCACAGTCACATAGCAGCCCAGTATCTGTGGAGTAGTGTTCAAATGCCGAGCCACCTTTTCTCCCCCTCATTTTGTACAGAGGAGTCAGTGGTATTGACCAGAAAAAAGACACACATCACTGGCACGGTCCGTCGCAATGTAGacgtacctgtgtgtgtgtgtgtttatgtttgtgagAGATACAAGAGATCATACATTGCACATCTAGTGGTACATTTTTCTCCAGTCCTGATTCTGCCATTCCCATTAGCTACCTCATCTGGACCCTTTAATTGCAGAGAACtcacaaaagagagaaaaataaaatcagcTATTAGGCAAAAGTTCCCAAAAGTTCACATTACAGTACTTTTAAGTCTCATTAGACAAAACGAAAAATACAAAatggcagagagaaaaaaagcttaCACTCAATCACCATCATTTTCAATAACTatagtgaattttttttttgattagatatattatcatcattaacatcataattattattcattattattgtcACCATTGtcatccgttttttttttttttgcacagggATCAAACTGAGTGGGGGCAGGGGATCAGTCACTGGGAGGAAGCCTTGGTAGCTATCGTGGAGACACAGTGCTGCTGGAAGTTTGGGGACATGGCCGAGTTGCAGCCCAGTCTCTGACGGGGGCCCTTCAGCCCTCC includes:
- the plk4 gene encoding serine/threonine-protein kinase PLK4 isoform X2, producing the protein MSVSIGDKIEDFKVLTLLGKGSFACVYRAKSVKTGLEVAIKTIDKKAMHKAGMVQRVTNEVEIHCRLKHPAVLELYNYFEDSNYVYLVLEMCHNGEMSRYLKEKEIAFCEDEARHLMHQIVKGMLYLHAHGILHRDLTLSNLLLTSNMNIKIADFGLATQLKLPNEKHFTMCGTPNYISPEVATRSAHGLESDVWSLGCMFYAFLMGRPPFDTDTVKHTLSKVVLGEYEMPSHVSLEAQDLIHQLLRRDPAQRPSLSAVLDHPFMTQSLLARTKELGLGDEGSMDSGIATISTACTSSTSASSGSRLQRRTRHMLGSALPNRMAPIPSLPRQPSSACFEDGDQWQQQHPVDRFPREGRSRGVHGGDSGQPLSRFLRRAHSSDRSGSSASGQGASHPELGRCHSEETLTGLGRPVFPMSSTQHPFSEHGRLPSPPVKQSPHSGYLLSTQTALPPNLQFQDLEGVTNWLNNEASGQRPTDGSTHSSSGSFNSSRGPLGVHNSWTDKPMGRGVNPQHHNQHHNLHSNSNSYRENIPGAEFQPPHGRELKLPPAKPSVDKEKKTLRDIVPPLCASRLKPIRQKTKNAVVSVLDTGEVCMELLKCQSGQERVKEVLRISCDGSMVTIYQPNGGKGFPVLDCPPAPPEDILICSYDDLPEKYWKKYQYASKFVQLVKSKTPKVTLYTKYAKVMLMENSPNADLEACFYDGAKTHKTSELVRVVEKSGKSYTVKGEVGLSGLSPESRLYVELSDEGHSMCLSLEAAITAEEQRSTKKVPFFPITIGRRPANPDSPCSSSLPSHPVPPDAASPPQPPQITPSMISYDGSDFTTASLSKKSSPVQNTGKVVKSIFVPNVGWASQLTSGEVWVQFNDGSQLVVQAGVSCITYTSPEGRITRYKENEKLPEHVKEKLHCLSTILGLLANPTAHHLKPH
- the plk4 gene encoding serine/threonine-protein kinase PLK4 isoform X1, with translation MSQSRGTMFDQDIYYSCQNLSADTQASRDEEKCLSYAQEHRIEDFKVLTLLGKGSFACVYRAKSVKTGLEVAIKTIDKKAMHKAGMVQRVTNEVEIHCRLKHPAVLELYNYFEDSNYVYLVLEMCHNGEMSRYLKEKEIAFCEDEARHLMHQIVKGMLYLHAHGILHRDLTLSNLLLTSNMNIKIADFGLATQLKLPNEKHFTMCGTPNYISPEVATRSAHGLESDVWSLGCMFYAFLMGRPPFDTDTVKHTLSKVVLGEYEMPSHVSLEAQDLIHQLLRRDPAQRPSLSAVLDHPFMTQSLLARTKELGLGDEGSMDSGIATISTACTSSTSASSGSRLQRRTRHMLGSALPNRMAPIPSLPRQPSSACFEDGDQWQQQHPVDRFPREGRSRGVHGGDSGQPLSRFLRRAHSSDRSGSSASGQGASHPELGRCHSEETLTGLGRPVFPMSSTQHPFSEHGRLPSPPVKQSPHSGYLLSTQTALPPNLQFQDLEGVTNWLNNEASGQRPTDGSTHSSSGSFNSSRGPLGVHNSWTDKPMGRGVNPQHHNQHHNLHSNSNSYRENIPGAEFQPPHGRELKLPPAKPSVDKEKKTLRDIVPPLCASRLKPIRQKTKNAVVSVLDTGEVCMELLKCQSGQERVKEVLRISCDGSMVTIYQPNGGKGFPVLDCPPAPPEDILICSYDDLPEKYWKKYQYASKFVQLVKSKTPKVTLYTKYAKVMLMENSPNADLEACFYDGAKTHKTSELVRVVEKSGKSYTVKGEVGLSGLSPESRLYVELSDEGHSMCLSLEAAITAEEQRSTKKVPFFPITIGRRPANPDSPCSSSLPSHPVPPDAASPPQPPQITPSMISYDGSDFTTASLSKKSSPVQNTGKVVKSIFVPNVGWASQLTSGEVWVQFNDGSQLVVQAGVSCITYTSPEGRITRYKENEKLPEHVKEKLHCLSTILGLLANPTAHHLKPH